A DNA window from Xyrauchen texanus isolate HMW12.3.18 chromosome 6, RBS_HiC_50CHRs, whole genome shotgun sequence contains the following coding sequences:
- the prpf4ba gene encoding serine/threonine-protein kinase PRP4 homolog, with protein sequence MANMDAFAKTKAKDCAGDVESSDSLDESEILPGEGAGKAENMGFASEEKHKRRKHKHRSKHRKHKYHTPDDRDHKYKHKLKRKHRDSSRGDRDYSTSCDGAIISPKRSRLDDLLALEELEKQRAMIQAELDNELMEGTVQSGIGLILQGYNTDSEEDSEIQEAVGNGEQWRWDLNEHVISNDHGDHQTTMDIGRSQQDHTYDEKLVSWHEGRSTSVEMVVRQHKSEKRISNSMLDISGPSHARERRRSHSIERSKSPVMSKGRLSGDIKMERKTTNAERPTKPGQQNVEHINTKSSERRSKSRSKERNTNLPEVDRDRERERKSVKTPSKEALSGKENRSPCRKQEQQSPTVQARAHRSPEHFPVTQSTDRGSRQDRSSCHNRSPPRRGRSRSAERRRREEDRQRLSNDRMRSRDEAWGRREFSPSLRSRQRLNRSPLRWTSRSPRRRSSRSPLRHRSRERDRMDRRQQLHSESQKRWKRRSREREDLFKGSLSEGMKVEQEDSDDEVLEDYDIDEEDEEALIDQRRLQRLAIIQKYKSVNEDSNMSGLSEHGSPQSSSHSRSPSPDDILERVAADVKAYEQENLNTFEDNVKAKHNLVSEEKDGTNLKKPQAPDMFTESDDMFAAYFDSARLRAAGIGKDFKENPSLRDNWTDAEGYYRVNIGEVLDKRYGVYGYTGQGVFSNVIRARDLARANREVAVKIIRNNEMMQKTGLKELEFLKKLNDADADDKFHCLQLFRHFYHKQHLCLVFEPLSMNLREVLRKYGKDVGLHIKAVRSYSQQLFLALKLLKRCNILHADIKPDNILVNESKTILKLCDFGSGSHVADNDITPYLVSRFYRAPEIIIGKSYDYGIDMWSVGCTLYELYTGKILFPGKTNNHMLKLAMDLKGKMPNKMIRKGLFKDQHFDQNLNFLYTEVDKVTEREKVTVMSTINQTKDLLMGMVGRQALPEDQRKKVVQLKDLLDQILVLDPAKRITINQALQHPFIQERI encoded by the exons ATGGCGAACATGGACGCATTTGccaaaacaaaagcaaaggaTTGTGC GGGTGATGTGGAGAGCTCTGATAGTTTGGATGAGAGTGAAATTCTTCCTGGTGAAGGAGCTGGTAAAGCAGAAAACATGGGCTTTgccagtgaagaaaaacacaagAGAAGAAAACACAAACATCGAAGCAAACACAGAAAACATAAATATCACACACCAGATGACAGGGATCATAAATACAAGCACAAACTTAAGCGCAAACACAGAGACTCATCCAGGGGTGATAGAGACTATTCTACAAGCTGTGATGGTGCAATCATCTCTCCAAAGAGATCCAGGCTTGATGACCTGCTTGCTCTAGAGGAGTTAGAGAAACAGAGAGCCATGATTCAAGCAGAGCTTGATAACGAACTAATGGAAGGGACTGTGCAATCAGGCATTGGACTTATATTACAAGGTTATAACACCGACTCGGAGGAGGATAGTGAGATCCAGGAGGCTGTAGGAAATGGTGAGCAATGGAGATGGGATCTCAATGAACATGTCATTTCTAATGACCATGGGGACCATCAGACAACAATGGATATTGGAAGATCTCAACAAGATCACACATATGATGAAAAACTTGTTTCTTGGCATGAAGGCAGAAGCACATCTGTTGAGATGGTAGTCCGACAGCATAAGTCAGAAAAAAGAATAAGTAATTCTATGCTAGACATTAGCGGTCCCAGCCATGCAAGGGAGAGGAGACGATCACATAGCATAGAGAGGTCCAAATCTCCTGTGATGTCCAAGGGACGATTATCCGGTGATATAAAGATGGAGCGAAAGACAACCAATGCTGAAAGACCCACAAAGCCTGGTCAGCAAAATGTAGAACACATAAATACCAAATCTTCAGAGAGAAGGAGCAAGTCTAGATCTAAAGAAAGAAATACCAACTTGCCAGAAGTTGacagagacagggagagagaaagaaaatcagTCAAGACACCTTCAAAAGAAGCCTTGTCTGGAAAAGAGAATAGATCTCCTTGCAGAAAACAAGAACAGCAGAGCCCCACTGTGCAGGCCAGGGCCCACCGCTCCCCTGAACACTTCCCAGTTACCCAGAGCACAGACAGAGGATCCAGACAGGACAGATCTTCATGCCACAACAGATCTCCTCCTAGGAGAGGCAGATCTCGGTCTGCTGAAAGGAGACGAAGAGAAGAAGACCGTCAGAGACTTTCTAATGACAG GATGCGATCCCGTGATGAGGCATGGGGCCGTAGAGAATTTAGCCCATCTCTGAGGTCCAGACAGAGGTTAAACCGCTCCCCTCTCAGATGGACGTCCCGTTCTCCTAGGAGACGTAGTAGCAGGTCCCCTCTTAGACACAG ATCTAGAGAGCGGGACAGGATGGATCGCAGACAGCAGTTGCAttctgaatctcagaaaaggtgGAAGAGAAGAAGCAGGGAAAGGGAGGACTTGTTTAAAGGCAGTCTGTCTGAAGGCATGAAGGTTGAGCAGGAAGATTCAGATGATGAAGT GCTGGAGGACTATGACATCGATGAAGAGGATGAGGAGGCTTTGATAGACCAAAGGAGACTTCAGCGCTTGGCTATTATACAG AAATATAAGTCTGTGAATGAGGACAGTAACATGTCAGGACTTTCAGAGCATGGTAGTCCTCAGAGCAGCAGTCACAGCCGATCGCCATCCCCAGATGACATCCTCGAGCGTGTGGCCGCTGATGTTAAAGCCTACGAACAAGAGAACCTGAACACGTTTGAGGATAATGTGAAGGCCAAGCATAATCTTGTCTCAGAAGAAAAGGATG GTACTAATCTGAAAAAGCCACAAGCCCCTGATATGTTCACAGAGTCGGATGACATGTTTGCTGCTTACTTTGAT AGTGCCCGGTTACGGGCAGCCGGCATTGGGAAGGACTTTAAGGAGAACCCAAGTCTTAGAGATAACTGGACAGATGCAGAGGGCTATTACC GTGTGAACATTGGCGAGGTGTTGGACAAACGGTATGGAGTTTATGGCTACACAGGTCAGGGTGTCTTTAGTAACGTAATCCGAGCCAGAGACTTGGCCCGAGCCAATCGGGAGGTGGCAGTGAAAATAATACGCAACAATGAAATGAT GCAGAAGACAGGCCTCAAAGAGCTGGAGTTTCTTAAGAAACTAAATGATGCTGATGCTGATGATAAGTTCCATTGTTTGCAGCTGTTTAGACACTTTTACCACAAGCAGCATCTGTGTCTAGTATTTGAACCACTCAG CATGAACCTCCGAGAGGTGTTGAGGAAGTATGGTAAGGATGTGGGGCTACACATCAAGGCTGTGCGCTCATACAGCCAGCAGCTTTTCTTGGCCCTCAAACTCCTCAAGCGATGCAACATCCTGCATGCTGACATCAAACCTGACAACATCCTG GTGAATGAATCTAAGACCATTCTTAAATTGTGCGACTTTGGCTCAGGGTCACATGTGGCTGATAATGACATTACACCGTATCTGGTCAGCCGCTTCTACAGGGCACCTGAGATCA TCATTGGAAAGTCATATGATTACGGAATCGATATGTGGTCTGTAGGCTGCACTCTCTATGAGCTGTACACAGGAAAAATCCTTTTCCCTGGAAAGACCAATAACCACATGCTGAAACTAGCCATGGACCTGAAAGGAAAAATGCCTAATAAA aTGATCAGGAAAGGTCTGTTCAAGGACCAGCACTTTGACCAAAACTTGAACTTTTTGTACACAGAGGTTGATAAGGTCACAGAGAGG GAAAAGGTCACAGTCATGAGCACCATTAACCAGACTAAGGACCTGTTGATGGGCATGGTGGGTCGCCAGGCACTACCAGAGGACCAGCGAAAGAAGGTGGTTCAGCTCAAAGACCTGTTGGACCAGATCCTGGTGCTGGACCCAGCCAAGCGGATCACCATCAACCAGGCATTACAGCATCCTTTCATCCAAGAGAGAATATGA